A portion of the Bubalus kerabau isolate K-KA32 ecotype Philippines breed swamp buffalo chromosome 1, PCC_UOA_SB_1v2, whole genome shotgun sequence genome contains these proteins:
- the NDUFB7 gene encoding NADH dehydrogenase [ubiquinone] 1 beta subcomplex subunit 7, whose product MGAHLARRYLGDASVEPDPLRMPTFPPDYGFPERKEREMVATQQEMNDAQLVLQQRDYCAHYLIRFLKCKRDNFPNFLACKHERHDWDYCEHLDYVKRMKEFERERRLLQRKKRREQREADMAQGLGPGEVAPEVAL is encoded by the exons ATGGGGGCTCACCTGGCCCGGAGATACCTGGGCGATGCATCGGTAGAGCCCGATCCCCTGCGGATGCCCACTTTCCCGCCCGACTACGGCTTCCCCGAGCGCAAGGAACGCG AGATGGTGGCCACTCAGCAGGAGATGAATGACGCCCAGCTAGTGCTCCAGCAACGCGACTACTGCGCCCACTACCTCATCCGGTTTCTCAAGTGCAAGCGCGACAACTTCCCCAACTTCCTGGCCTGCAAACACGAGCGGCACGACTGGGACTACTGCGAGCACCTCGA CTATGTGAAGCGCATGAAGGAGTTTGAGCGGGAGCGGCGGCTGCTCCAGCGGAAGAAGAGACGGGAGCAGAGGGAGGCGGACATGGCCCAAGGCCTGGGGCCCGGCGAGGTGGCCCCCGAGGTGGCCCTGTAG
- the TECR gene encoding very-long-chain enoyl-CoA reductase isoform X2 codes for MKHYEVEILDAKTREKLCFLDKVEPQATIAEIKNLFTKTHPQWYPARQSLRLDPKGKSLKDEDVLQKLPVGTTATLYFRDLGAQISWVTVFLTEYAGPLFIYLLFYFRVPFIYGHKYDFTSSRHTVVHLACICHSFHYIKRLLETLFVHRFSHGTMPLRNIFKNCTYYWGFAAWMAYYINHPLYTPPTYGAQQVKLALAIFVICQLGNFSIHMALRDLRPAGSKTRKIPYPTRNPFTWLFLLVSCPNYTYEVGSWIGFAIMTQCLPVALFSLVGFTQMTIWAKGKHRSYLKEFRDYPPLRMPIIPFLL; via the exons GTGGAGATTCTGGATGCCAAGACCCGGGAGAAGCTGTGCTTCCTGGACAAG GTGGAGCCCCAAGCCACCATTGCCGAGATCAAGAACCTTTTCACCAAGACCC ACCCACAGTGGTACCCCGCCCGCCAGTCCCTCCGCCTGGACCCCA AGGGCAAGTCCCTGAAGGATGAGGATGTCCTGCAGAAGCTGCCCGTGGGCACCACGGCCACACTCTACTTCCGGGACCTGGGGGCCCAGATCAGCTGGGTGACG gtctTCCTGACAGAGTATGCCGGGCCCCTCTTTATCTACCTGCTCTTCTACTTCCGGGTGCCCTTCATCTACGGCCACAAATACGACTTCACGTCCAGTCGGCACACGGTGGTGCA cctcgCCTGCATCTGCCACTCATTCCACTACATCAAGCGCCTGCTGGAGACGCTCTTCGTGCACCGCTTCTCCCACGGCACCATGCCCTTGCGAAACATCTTCAAG AACTGCACCTACTACTGGGGCTTCGCTGCGTGGATGGCCTATTACATCAACCACCCTCTCTACACACCCCCCA CTTACGGAGCTCAGCAGGTTAAACTGGCGCTCGCCATCTTTGTG ATCTGCCAGCTCGGCAACTTCTCCATCCACATGGCTCTTCGGGACCTTCGGCCGGCTG GGTCTAAGACCAGGAAGATCCCGTACCCGACCAGGAACCCCTTCACCTGGCTCTTCCTGCTGGTGTCCTGCCCCAACTACACCTATGAG GTGGGGTCCTGGATTGGCTTTGCCATCATGACCCAGTGTCTCCCAG TGGCCCTCTTCTCCCTGGTGGGCTTCACCCAGATGACCATCTGGGCTAAAGGCAAGCACCGCAGCTACCTGAAGGAGTTCCGGGACTACCCGCCCCTGCGCATGCCCATTATCCCCTTCCTGCTCTGA
- the TECR gene encoding very-long-chain enoyl-CoA reductase isoform X1, whose product MDLSVSLAARDSSQGLGPVFGLNGLPRPAPPKATKKPKKAVLFFEVEILDAKTREKLCFLDKVEPQATIAEIKNLFTKTHPQWYPARQSLRLDPKGKSLKDEDVLQKLPVGTTATLYFRDLGAQISWVTVFLTEYAGPLFIYLLFYFRVPFIYGHKYDFTSSRHTVVHLACICHSFHYIKRLLETLFVHRFSHGTMPLRNIFKNCTYYWGFAAWMAYYINHPLYTPPTYGAQQVKLALAIFVICQLGNFSIHMALRDLRPAGSKTRKIPYPTRNPFTWLFLLVSCPNYTYEVGSWIGFAIMTQCLPVALFSLVGFTQMTIWAKGKHRSYLKEFRDYPPLRMPIIPFLL is encoded by the exons ATGGACCTGAGTGTGAGCCTGGCGGCCCGGGACAGCAGCCAAGGCCTCGGCCCCGTCTTTGGCCTCAACGGCCTCCCCCGGCCTGCGCCCCCCAAAGCGACCAAGAAACCTAAAAAGGCCGTTCTCTTCTTTGAGGTGGAGATTCTGGATGCCAAGACCCGGGAGAAGCTGTGCTTCCTGGACAAG GTGGAGCCCCAAGCCACCATTGCCGAGATCAAGAACCTTTTCACCAAGACCC ACCCACAGTGGTACCCCGCCCGCCAGTCCCTCCGCCTGGACCCCA AGGGCAAGTCCCTGAAGGATGAGGATGTCCTGCAGAAGCTGCCCGTGGGCACCACGGCCACACTCTACTTCCGGGACCTGGGGGCCCAGATCAGCTGGGTGACG gtctTCCTGACAGAGTATGCCGGGCCCCTCTTTATCTACCTGCTCTTCTACTTCCGGGTGCCCTTCATCTACGGCCACAAATACGACTTCACGTCCAGTCGGCACACGGTGGTGCA cctcgCCTGCATCTGCCACTCATTCCACTACATCAAGCGCCTGCTGGAGACGCTCTTCGTGCACCGCTTCTCCCACGGCACCATGCCCTTGCGAAACATCTTCAAG AACTGCACCTACTACTGGGGCTTCGCTGCGTGGATGGCCTATTACATCAACCACCCTCTCTACACACCCCCCA CTTACGGAGCTCAGCAGGTTAAACTGGCGCTCGCCATCTTTGTG ATCTGCCAGCTCGGCAACTTCTCCATCCACATGGCTCTTCGGGACCTTCGGCCGGCTG GGTCTAAGACCAGGAAGATCCCGTACCCGACCAGGAACCCCTTCACCTGGCTCTTCCTGCTGGTGTCCTGCCCCAACTACACCTATGAG GTGGGGTCCTGGATTGGCTTTGCCATCATGACCCAGTGTCTCCCAG TGGCCCTCTTCTCCCTGGTGGGCTTCACCCAGATGACCATCTGGGCTAAAGGCAAGCACCGCAGCTACCTGAAGGAGTTCCGGGACTACCCGCCCCTGCGCATGCCCATTATCCCCTTCCTGCTCTGA